In Mytilus trossulus isolate FHL-02 chromosome 6, PNRI_Mtr1.1.1.hap1, whole genome shotgun sequence, a single window of DNA contains:
- the LOC134722973 gene encoding carbohydrate sulfotransferase 11-like produces MYCKKASVVVIIIASIMIIIQTFCLDDHHQPRSTHERGDLSYYYKNTTVTKKAKRLDSKSYSQRIHVLHQACKSRLYHQRAKLKQTKKKYLLYNKQNNFLFCYVQKVGCTFWKRIFLSLENKIVTNLTDMSLVHKMDLPKISQEYSDEDVKNFSKSAFSVLFVRDPYSRLFSGYIDKFLYPNPHYWNVYGAKIIRKYRKNATVESMECGYDVTFAEFVEYVVDTYEYKPRLLEDHFSPIHQHCRPCEIDYKIIGKMETFGDDVNHVFNELGNIDMKQFSIEQNFSEELRQIANDLHYYKNLNKTCLESVNVIEKVRQTLYFRGFLCEDNISNFNISSLTASNVKQYTQMLSSKISKVERRQRLVSQYKSLGKSLLDKVGRFVKADCVLFGYDTRPDDIFNHF; encoded by the exons atgtattgTAAGAAGGCAAGTGTGGTCGTTATTATCATCGCTTCTATTATGattattattcaaacattttgcCTTGATGATCATCATCAACCAAGATCTACACACGAAAGAGGAGATTTgtcttattattataaaaatacgACGG ttACAAAGAAAGCAAAAAGATTGGATTCAAAATCGTATAGTCAACGAATACATGTTTTACACCAAGCTTGCAAGTCAAGACTATATCACCAAAGAGCGAAACTGAAAcagacaaaaaagaaatatctattatacaataaacaaaacaactttcttttttgttatgtgCAGAAAGTTGGATGCACATTCTGGAAAAGAATTTTTCTGTCTCTAGAAAACAAGATCGTCACAAATCTGACAGACATGTCGCTTGTACATAAAATGGATTTGCCAAAAATATCACAGGAGTACAGTGATGAAGATGTGAAAAATTTCTCTAAATCAGCGTTTTCAGTCTTATTTGTTAGAGACCCTTATTCTAGACTCTTTTCTGGATATATTGACAAATTCTTATATCCAAATCCACATTACTGGAATGTGTATGGAGCAAAAATTATTAGAAAGTACAGAAAGAACGCTACAGTAGAAAGTATGGAATGTGgatatgacgtcacatttgccGAGTTTGTAGAATATGTTGTAGATACGTATGAATACAAACCACGCCTTCTCGAGGATCATTTTAGTCCTATACATCAACATTGTAGACCATGcgaaattgattataaaataatagGAAAAATGGAAACTTTTGGTGATGATGTGAATCATGTATTTAATGAACTTGGGAATATTGATATGAAGCAATTTAGTATTGAACAAAACTTTAGTGAAGAATTGCGACAAATTGCCAACGATCTGCATTATTATAAAAATCTCAACAAAACATGTCTTGAATCAGTGAATGTTATTGAAAAGGTCCGACAGACTTTATATTTTCGAGGATTTCTTTGTGAAGACAATATATccaattttaatatttcctcTCTGACAGcatcaaatgtaaaacaatataccCAAATGTTGTctagtaaaatatcaaaagtagaGAGGCGACAGCGATTAGTATCACAGTACAAATCTCTCGGAAAATCGTTGCTTGACAAAGTAGGAAGGTTTGTAAAAGCAGATTGTGTTCTTTTCGGATATGATACACGGCCAGACGATATTTTCAATCATttctaa